One segment of Mycolicibacterium neworleansense DNA contains the following:
- a CDS encoding amidohydrolase family protein, whose product MGQLSHRVDIPFPLFDADNHLYEPPEAMTKYLPKEYKDLVQYVEVNGRTKIAIDGHISNYIPNPTFSHVAKPGAWEEYFKFGNPDGKSKRELFGEPMRSIPAFFEPAPRLELMNELGVDRSLMFPTLASLIEERLRDNPVAIHVIIHSLNQWLDEVWGFNYQNRIFTTPVITLPIVDKAIEELEWAVKRGARAILVRPAPVPGFRGPRSFALPEFDPFWERCVEYDVFVGMHSSDSGYSRYTSEWDGTVQEMLPFQTNAMSILNEWRPIQDAVASWVIHGALFRHPKLKVGIVEAGSKWMFPLLDSMAEVYKKAPEAFLGNPIEEIKNRIYVSPFYEEGIDDLINLIGVDQVLYGSDWPHPEGLAEPTHYVTALEHLAVEDQAKIMGGNLGRLVTT is encoded by the coding sequence ATGGGGCAACTGTCGCATAGGGTCGACATTCCGTTTCCGCTGTTCGACGCGGACAACCATCTCTACGAGCCGCCGGAGGCGATGACCAAGTACCTCCCCAAGGAGTACAAGGACCTCGTCCAGTACGTCGAGGTCAACGGTCGTACCAAGATCGCGATCGACGGCCACATCAGCAACTACATCCCGAACCCGACGTTCTCGCATGTCGCCAAGCCGGGTGCTTGGGAGGAGTACTTCAAGTTCGGTAACCCGGACGGCAAGAGCAAGCGTGAGCTGTTCGGTGAGCCCATGCGGTCAATCCCGGCATTCTTCGAGCCGGCGCCGCGCTTGGAGCTGATGAACGAGCTCGGTGTCGACCGCTCGCTGATGTTCCCGACGCTGGCCAGCCTCATCGAGGAGCGGTTGCGCGACAATCCGGTCGCCATCCACGTCATCATCCACTCGCTCAACCAGTGGCTCGATGAGGTCTGGGGCTTCAACTACCAGAACCGGATCTTCACCACCCCGGTGATCACCCTGCCGATCGTCGACAAGGCGATCGAGGAGCTGGAGTGGGCGGTCAAGCGCGGTGCCCGCGCCATCCTGGTCCGTCCGGCCCCGGTGCCCGGCTTCCGCGGTCCGCGCTCGTTCGCGCTGCCCGAGTTCGACCCCTTCTGGGAGCGCTGCGTCGAGTACGACGTGTTCGTCGGCATGCACTCCTCAGACAGCGGTTACTCGCGTTACACCTCGGAATGGGACGGCACGGTGCAGGAGATGCTGCCGTTCCAGACCAACGCCATGTCGATCCTCAACGAGTGGCGCCCGATCCAGGATGCCGTGGCCTCCTGGGTCATCCACGGTGCGCTGTTCCGCCACCCGAAGCTCAAGGTGGGCATCGTCGAAGCCGGCTCGAAATGGATGTTCCCGCTGCTGGATTCGATGGCCGAGGTGTACAAGAAGGCGCCCGAGGCCTTCCTCGGCAACCCGATCGAAGAGATCAAGAACCGCATCTACGTCAGCCCGTTCTACGAGGAGGGCATCGACGACCTGATCAACCTGATCGGTGTGGACCAGGTGCTCTACGGTTCCGACTGGCCGCACCCCGAGGGCCTGGCCGAGCCGACGCACTACGTGACCGCGCTCGAGCATCTGGCCGTCGAAGATCAGGCCAAGATCATGGGCGGCAACCTCGGTCGCCTCGTCACCACCTAA
- a CDS encoding Zn-ribbon domain-containing OB-fold protein, producing the protein MVSDVSTQIALAPEISTWPDAEPQLIGSRCADCAATAFPAQARCPKCSGGNTEQVHLPRRGTVIAWTTQGFPPGAPYKGPTGKAFVPFGVGLVELADDTGPVIRVEGRLTENDPAKLQFGMDVELTMIPFTTDEEGNEVVTFAFQPV; encoded by the coding sequence ATCGTCAGCGACGTGTCAACTCAGATTGCTCTGGCGCCGGAGATCTCGACGTGGCCCGACGCCGAACCCCAGCTCATCGGCAGCCGCTGCGCCGACTGCGCGGCCACCGCCTTTCCCGCCCAGGCCCGCTGCCCGAAGTGCTCCGGCGGCAACACCGAACAGGTACATCTGCCCCGGCGCGGCACCGTCATCGCCTGGACCACCCAGGGCTTCCCGCCCGGCGCCCCCTACAAGGGCCCGACCGGGAAGGCCTTCGTGCCCTTCGGTGTCGGACTGGTCGAACTCGCCGACGACACCGGCCCGGTGATCCGCGTCGAGGGCCGGCTCACCGAAAACGACCCCGCCAAACTGCAATTCGGCATGGACGTCGAACTCACCATGATTCCGTTCACCACCGACGAAGAGGGCAACGA
- a CDS encoding AMP-binding protein gives MRDIPVELTKRYVEEGWWRPETLGQMLADGLAASPDAGFYVHSATRPYQGTFGEVEHTARRLAAGLRDRGVGPGDVVALQLPNWMEAAVAFWASAFLGAVTVPIVHFYGRKELGHIMGTARPKVFITTEQFGRMKFEPDLCADVPIVGLVGQASFDDLLADEPMSGTLTADPAAPALIAFTSGTTRDPKGVIHSHQTLGFETRQLLENYPPDRGRQLTATPVGHFIGMLGAFLIPVLEGAPIDLCDVWDPGKVLELIERDELSIGGGPPYFVTSLMDHPKFNERHLARFTTVGLGGSTVPAAVTRRLADLGLFVFRSYGSTEHPSITGSGASAPEAKRLYTDGNVRPGVEIRLGADGEIFSRGPDLCLGYTDDALTAKHFDADGWYRTGDIGVLDEDGYLTITDRTTDLIIRGGENISALEVEEVLLGLPDVVEAIVVAAPDARLGERVAAVLRVRDGGTMPTLDQVRAHFESNGVARQKWPEELHLAEDFPRTASGKVQKFVIRQEIAAIAR, from the coding sequence GTGCGCGACATCCCCGTTGAGCTGACCAAACGGTACGTCGAAGAAGGTTGGTGGCGGCCTGAAACGTTGGGCCAGATGCTGGCCGACGGGCTGGCCGCCAGTCCCGATGCCGGGTTCTATGTGCATTCCGCGACGCGTCCGTACCAGGGCACATTCGGCGAGGTCGAGCACACCGCCCGGCGCCTGGCCGCCGGGCTTCGGGACCGCGGGGTCGGCCCGGGTGACGTCGTGGCCCTGCAGCTGCCGAACTGGATGGAGGCCGCGGTCGCCTTCTGGGCCTCGGCCTTCCTGGGTGCGGTGACAGTGCCGATCGTGCACTTCTACGGGCGCAAGGAACTCGGCCACATCATGGGCACCGCGAGGCCGAAGGTGTTCATCACCACCGAGCAGTTCGGCCGGATGAAGTTCGAGCCCGATCTGTGTGCCGATGTGCCGATCGTCGGGCTGGTCGGACAAGCCAGTTTCGACGACCTACTCGCCGACGAGCCGATGAGTGGCACGCTGACCGCGGATCCGGCCGCGCCGGCCCTGATCGCCTTCACCTCCGGCACCACCCGCGACCCGAAAGGCGTGATCCACAGCCATCAGACACTGGGTTTCGAGACCCGCCAGTTGCTGGAGAACTATCCGCCGGACCGGGGCCGCCAACTCACCGCCACGCCCGTCGGGCATTTCATCGGCATGCTCGGTGCCTTCCTGATCCCGGTCCTGGAGGGCGCCCCGATCGACCTGTGCGACGTGTGGGACCCGGGCAAGGTGCTGGAGCTGATCGAGCGCGACGAGTTGTCGATCGGCGGCGGGCCGCCGTATTTCGTCACCAGCCTGATGGACCATCCGAAATTCAACGAACGTCATCTGGCCCGGTTCACCACGGTCGGCCTCGGCGGCTCGACGGTGCCCGCGGCGGTCACCAGACGACTGGCCGATCTGGGCCTGTTCGTCTTTCGTTCGTATGGCAGCACCGAGCATCCGTCGATCACCGGATCGGGCGCGTCCGCTCCCGAAGCCAAGCGCCTCTACACGGACGGCAACGTGCGTCCGGGGGTGGAGATCCGGCTCGGGGCGGACGGCGAGATCTTCAGCCGCGGCCCCGACCTGTGCCTGGGTTACACCGACGATGCGCTCACCGCAAAGCACTTCGACGCCGACGGGTGGTATCGCACCGGCGACATCGGCGTGCTCGACGAGGACGGCTACCTCACCATCACCGACCGCACCACCGACCTCATCATCCGCGGCGGCGAGAACATCAGCGCGCTGGAGGTGGAAGAGGTGCTGCTCGGTCTGCCCGACGTGGTCGAGGCGATCGTGGTGGCCGCTCCGGATGCGCGGCTGGGTGAGCGGGTCGCCGCCGTGCTGCGGGTGCGCGACGGCGGAACGATGCCCACCCTCGATCAGGTCCGGGCGCATTTCGAATCCAACGGGGTGGCCCGGCAGAAGTGGCCGGAAGAGCTACATCTGGCCGAAGACTTTCCCCGTACGGCCAGCGGCAAGGTGCAGAAGTTCGTCATCCGTCAGGAGATTGCTGCAATCGCCCGGTGA
- a CDS encoding enoyl-CoA hydratase/isomerase family protein codes for MVDLEIDGELAVITIDRPQARNAISLDTMDALNKALDGAVGASALVITGGGDRAFVSGGDLKELAALRTELEASEMAWRMRTICDRIAGFDGPVIAALNGHALGGGAEVAVAADIRIAADDIKIGFNQVALAIMPAWGGAERLATLVGRSRALLLAGTGRILSAREAEQVGLIDQVVPRGEFAETWRSTAQLLARRQAGEVKRVINGVSTTEAVAAFARLWCSDEHWAAADKVMNKSK; via the coding sequence ATGGTCGACCTCGAAATCGACGGCGAACTGGCGGTCATCACGATCGACCGGCCGCAGGCACGCAATGCCATCTCGCTGGACACCATGGATGCGCTGAACAAGGCGTTGGACGGCGCCGTCGGCGCATCGGCGCTGGTGATCACCGGCGGCGGCGACCGGGCCTTCGTCTCCGGCGGCGACCTCAAGGAACTGGCCGCGCTGCGCACCGAACTCGAGGCTTCCGAGATGGCCTGGCGGATGCGCACGATCTGTGACCGCATCGCCGGTTTCGACGGACCGGTCATCGCCGCGCTGAACGGCCATGCCCTTGGCGGCGGCGCCGAGGTCGCGGTGGCAGCGGACATCCGAATCGCCGCCGACGACATCAAGATCGGCTTCAACCAGGTCGCGTTGGCCATCATGCCGGCCTGGGGCGGAGCCGAGCGGCTGGCCACCCTGGTCGGCCGCAGCCGTGCGCTGCTGTTGGCCGGAACCGGCCGCATCCTCAGCGCGCGGGAAGCCGAGCAGGTGGGGCTGATCGACCAAGTCGTTCCTCGCGGCGAGTTCGCCGAGACCTGGCGATCGACGGCGCAACTGCTGGCCCGGCGTCAGGCCGGTGAGGTCAAGCGGGTGATCAACGGGGTCTCGACCACCGAGGCAGTGGCGGCATTCGCCCGGCTCTGGTGCTCCGACGAGCACTGGGCCGCCGCGGACAAGGTGATGAACAAGAGCAAGTAG